In Sebastes umbrosus isolate fSebUmb1 chromosome 7, fSebUmb1.pri, whole genome shotgun sequence, the sequence aaaacaaatatagagATGCAAACcttctacaaagagacacaaaatgactacaaggaGATGCATAACTACAGAGACGGAAAACAAATATAGACATACAAAACtactacatacacacaaaacaactacaaagacgcaatactactacaaagagatgcaaaactacaaagaagcaaaacaaatatagagatgcaaaacaactacaaagtgatgcaaaactacatagacacaaaacagctgAAGAGATGCGAAACTagagacaaaacaaatatagagatgcaaaacttctacaaaaagacacaaaattactacaaagagatgcaaaactacagAGACGGAAAACAAATATAGACATACAAAACtactacatacacacaaaacaactacaaagacgcaatactactacaaagagatgcaaaactacagagacgcaaaacaaatagagatgcaaaacacctacagagagatgcaaaatgactacaaagagatgcaaaacacctacagagatgcaaaagtactaaaaagagacacaaaacagccacaaagagaataatacaaaaatacgacAGGACGACGAACCCGGCTCAGGGACGTCTTTCTCACGGGCCCTTCAGTTGGGCGGCTACTTGCTGAGACGGTTGCATGTTTCCGGTTGCATATTTTGCATGTTTCGGTTGCATATCACTGCAACACCCTGCTGCCCACCTTTTGACAGCCACCATATTAGAAGAATCTGACATATGACTTTCCTCTTGTtaccattcattcattaaagcCTTTTTAGCATATATAAGCAttatacaaacatttaataaatggtttataacacactataacatagtggtaaaaaaatgtaaggacatttaaattgtttattaatgtacaaCATTTGTCAACAATTACAACTACACCTatgaagacatattttatatcattacAACTGTGTCTTTCATAGATAGTTGTAGACAAATACATTAACAAACACTtatctgcttacaactacattatagaGTATTATAGACCATTAATCTGATGTTTATATCGTGCTTATATACGTTAATTAGGGGGACTTAAAGGAAAGTGTTTCCCAGTTGACTAATTGTACAGCAAGAGCttcattaacattttttttaaatcttccaTTATTGTGAATAGGGTtatatttaatgattattttcattatcgattaatctacagattattttcttgattaatagtTTGATCTATAAAACGCTAAAGAGCAGTGACACAGTTTCCTAGAGCGTTGTCGTTGTAGAGGTGTTGTCGTCAAAAACTCGGAGATTCAATTTGCTACAATGTAAAACAAAGAAGGGCAGCATTTTTCCTAATTGCAAACCTGAAATCATCAAATGGTttgggcatttttgcttgaaaatttATCCAAATGATTACTCGATTATCAAAACAATTTCAGATacattttctgtcgatcgactgATCGTTTAATCAACTAattattgcagctctaaatgTGAACCTGACCAAGTTTGATAAAATAAAGACCCAACACTGGTCATACTGTTGACAAAGACATACTCTATTAGAGTTATGGACAACCATGTCCAAGCAGTGCATAGAGGAAAACTCAATTTAATCtagaaattaaattattttgtttttaaaacgaTTACGAAATATGATATAGTATTGATGGATGTGGTGGTCTTGGGGTTACACACATCAGTTACAAGGTTTATTTTTCTTAAGCAACATCAATCTTTATCAAACAGCAATCTCTTCAGGTGTCTCAATCATTtttccaaacaaaacacaaaatggaCATTGAAATACAAAAGTGGTTAACTCAAAAGAAACGTTTAATGCAATGTTTCATTTGCTTTAGTTAAAGaatgaaatgacaaaatataaaaCTTGCCAACTCGAGTACCAGCACAGTAACAACCTCTTTCTGCATCTCACAAGGAAGATAACAGTGCTGACAACCTACAGAAAGTCTCAGAGTGTAGAGCAGACATACTGATAAATCGTGATGTAAGGTTAAATATTGGTTTGGTTGTTTGATTTCCTGCTCTTAAAGGCTGCAGCTTTCGAACTTAGTAGCTCAACTTAGTTGTTCTAGCTGAAAGAAATGACCTGCTCAGCTATTACATACAGTTGCTTTCCAGATGTTATTGTGGGTAAATATATTCTGAAAGCACTAATAGTCAAACATCATATTATCAGAATTTTGGTCAATGCTTTGTCAAAAATCTGACATCACCCAATACTAGTGCAAACCTTCACATCTCTCTTGAAACACAGGCATACGACTCCCTCTTGTGCTGAAAAAATGGGACTACTCGTCAGTGTTGGACATTTGAAAGCAGTCACACAGAGCAGATTGATTGGCTGAACTATACAGACAGGATTGAAAACGGCAATGTACAACCGCACCTGCAGAAATATAACCAATTTTATAAATTGTTTCACAGTGTGAAAATAGAGCTCACTTGCAATAACAAATGAGACTCCCAAGTGCCTCTGATCCAAAGTAACATTTTCTAtttaaacaggaaacaaaagcCTCAAGTGTTCATGCATCAAAAGTGAATGAAATCACATCCTGACACCTGATCAGGGCCTCTTTTTGCACCCCGATGGGAGTGTGCAGGTCCGACACCTGAAAGTTCAGCACGTCGATGTCGGACGCTCCAAACGTGGCCTCCACCTTCACCCTCTCATGCATGTGAAACTGAACCTTCTTGCTGGTCATGGAGAGGAGACATCGGAGGAAACTCTCTCTCAGCACAGAACGGGCGTGCTGCTCTCTCGGCAGCTGCTCGCCGTCCGCGTCGGACGCCGCAGAAGTGGGAATGGAGGTGCGACAGAGAGCGATGAAACGGGGAGATTTGGGGTCAAATCCACGGCTGTTGGGGTCAGGTCCCTTTGGCAGGCGGAGCACAGACACCGGCGTTGCCATGTTGGGTCTTTCTGCCAATACCAAttaaagaagaataaaaaccATTAACAATAGCTAGGCAATACGCCTACTATAAAGacactgtacctttttaaaaacattaattgGGCGTATATTCACGCAGATAACCAACAAATTTAAATTATGAACTGAAAATAAGGATTTCGTGTTTTCTGTCATCCTTTTAATCTATtacaaatagggctgtcaaagtaaacgcgataataaggcgttaacgcaaattaattttaacgctacaaatttctttaacgcattaactcaacctgcgatttttaaggttgtagcgggatcagttttaaagctagagtgaagatcctggaatcaactagaaaacctgaacCATTGgctccaaccatgtcataccagcttgttggaaaggaggctaaaaaacactccaaacttaggctaaattttggcgaggaaaaacttgcatggccattgtgaaaggggtcccttgacctctgacctcaagatatgtgaatgaaaatgggttctgtgggcatccacgagtctcccctttacagacatgccgactttatgataatcacatgcagtttggggcaagtcatagtcaagtcagcacactgacagctgttgttacctgttgggatgcagtttgccatgttatgatttgagcatatttgtaatgctaaatgcagtacctgtgagggtttctggacaatagttgacattgttttgtgttgttaattgatttccaataataaatatatacatacatttgcataaagcaagcatatttgcccactatgtgtatatatatacacatacatatatatatatatatatatatatatacacatacatatatatatatatatatatatatatatatatatacacacatacatacatacatatatatatatatatatatatatatatatatatatatatatgtatgtgtatatatatatacacatacatatatatatatatatgtatatgtatatatatatacacatacatacatacatatatatatatatacatacatatatatatatatatatatatatatatatatatatatacacatacatacatatatatatatatatatatatatatatatacatacatacatatatatatatatatacacatacatacatatatatatacatacatacatacatatatatatatatatacatacatacatacatacatatatatatatctatatctatacatacatatatacatatatatatacatatatacatatatatatatatatacacatatatacatatatatacatatatacatatatgtatgtatatatatatatatatatatacatatatacatatatgtatgtatatatatatatatatatatatatacacatatacatacatacatatatatatatatatgtatacatatatatatatatatatatatatatatatatgtatacatatatatatatatatatatatacatacatacatatatatacatacatatatatatatatatatatatatatatatatatatatatatgcacttacatatatgtatgtgtgtatatatatacatatatatatatatacacacatacatatgtatatatatatatatatatcaagcaGCTTCTCACAGGTAAAGATTTACTGCTCTCtctgttttattataaatacaacaactttgggttttgaactgttgttcagacaaaacaagaaaatttGAAGCAACCCTATAAAATGTAAGTCACATGTTTAACATCGTCGCATCAGAGAACACTGATGATACAGGTTATAGGTTACAATAAGCTCCACGTGGCTACATGTTGTTAAGGTAGTAAACAACGTTATAGCTCGAGCTGCTGGTACTGCAGGTGGGAACGTTAACCTGCACATGTTTGACATTTAACATGGGATATTGTATTAATTAATGTGTAAAGTTACTTGACTTTACTTACTTTGAGTTAGCAACTCAGAGCATGTTGATACAACATGTCAAGTTGACGTCATAAAGTTACTAATGTTAAGGCAGCTTTCTTCCTCACAACAGTGTCTAATGCAGTGCTGTAGTTTAATCAATGATGCACTAACGCTTAACCTCTGTTGTTTAAATATACATGTACTCACTGTTTCCTCCAATTATCTGCATCATCAGCAGTTAGCACAACAGCTAGGATAcaagtcttcttcttctttgaggtttATTGGCGGATGTGCAAAGCAGCTTATAGGTGCATTACCTCCACCTGGTGGACTGGAGTAGGGAGCAGTAGATTGACAGGAACAAATAGTACAAAAAgtattcaaaatatacttaaagggactgtttgtaagaatcagaaatgcttgttaacagcgacacctgtggccgttaagtcaaatagacatgaacgagcatcgctcaaaacagtgaggcgacacacgtcaactaaaaccacaatatcactctatatttcagctgcttggcagtaatgttagctgaccagacggaggtctcttcatgaatcaatgctgatcctagtgttggcttttcctgcttcagcctcccgaccgcggtcagaaggaacaggggagacaccggcacccggtcagagacaataacgtttctcgctgcggagccccgtcacttcacaagacacgggaaacctctgttggtctggaggagctgcagcagttatttctgcacaaacgtccactgtacattcactacatattctcagagctaaactaactcttctgcagtgtggagtgtgcatgcatgcacgtgaaagtggagcgagctgagtgaaggcaagcaggcagaggatcagaggagcagagtacagcagagactccggccctggagaccaaagctacggtcttccccgcgtcctccgaccgtggccaacactgtttaacagacgggcttcactagatataactttgcggttttggtgcttcggTGTAGTTTGTgctggagtcttgtctgaacagcgtagccacacgcgagcgcgcatgggacaccgacccgggtgatttatacgtgtaagaagttacaaacaatccctttaaagtactcattatgcagaatgtatACATGATATATTGGAATATGAtttatgcattaatgtgttcatctttttaatgttgcagctgttaaaggtggagctaatgttaactactttatatactttatctGCTGGGTACCTTGGGAATATCTCCCAGAAGATCAATAAAGTTTAATCTCAATCCATAATAttgcatcataatttatttgttcatcatattttgtattattaatatgaacATGCAAAGTAACCAGTAACTAAAGTGATCAGATAAATGtaatgcagtaaaaagtacaatatttgcctttgAATTAAATAGAAgtacaaaaagaaaatggaagTGGAAGTACCTCAAACATGTACTAG encodes:
- the gemin7 gene encoding gem-associated protein 7 isoform X1, whose amino-acid sequence is MMQIIGGNKRPNMATPVSVLRLPKGPDPNSRGFDPKSPRFIALCRTSIPTSAASDADGEQLPREQHARSVLRESFLRCLLSMTSKKVQFHMHERVKVEATFGASDIDVLNFQVSDLHTPIGVQKEALIRCQDVISFTFDA
- the gemin7 gene encoding gem-associated protein 7 isoform X2: MATPVSVLRLPKGPDPNSRGFDPKSPRFIALCRTSIPTSAASDADGEQLPREQHARSVLRESFLRCLLSMTSKKVQFHMHERVKVEATFGASDIDVLNFQVSDLHTPIGVQKEALIRCQDVISFTFDA